The window GACTCAAGGTATCCGTTTATCTCTTCAAGCTTCTCCAGTTCTCCTGATTCCCTCTCTTCTATCTTCGACAGCATAGATCTGAAGGAAGATTCAGTTCCCCTGAAAGGGCCTTTCGTGTTCAAATCACTTTTACTTGGGAGAGGGCCGTCGGCAATTTCTGTCATCTTTCTCCGAATTAGAATCAGGGTATTGAAGAACCTTGCCATTGTAATACGATTAAAAATGTAGAGAGAAAGGAGAATAATTCCTATCACACCGAAGGTATTGAAGAGAAGAAGGTTTTTGAGTTTTGAAACGATTGGTAAAAGTTCGGGCACCTGCCTTGCCATTGCGGATCCTGTTGCTATAAAAGCGAAATAAAAGGAAACCCCGAAAGCCACGGCAACAACGACAGTACTTGATGTAATCAAGAGAAGCACTCTCTTTTTAAGTTCCCCCACAGTTTCATCCGCAAATTCTTTGTCTGATTTTGAGCTTTGATATCCAGTCATGGCAGTTTTCCCTTCATTAACATGAGATTACGATATAGGCGCATTAAACATTTATAACAATAATTGTGCCATTATTTCTATGATTTGTGGTTTTGGAAGAAATCAAGGGCGGATTCAAATTCTTCAGTGTCTATAACAGTGTTTTTGCATGGGCCTTCAGGACGTTTGTTTGGTATGCCTATAACCGGAATTTTCGGAGCTATTTCCCGAATTCCTGATAGCAAGTCTCTTTCACAAGCTACAGCGACAATTGCCCTGGGAGATGTATCCGCGACCTGCTTCCTGGCAATGTTTCCTCCGGGAGCAATTTGATAAACTACATCCTGGAATTTCCCGCATATTCTCTTGATCTCTTTCAGCAGATCTTTTTGCAGACACCTCGGCAGCAGAGCGAGAACCGGGCCTTCTTTTCGCGGAAGGTTAACGAGACTGTTATTTACCAGGATGAAGGAATGGCTTATTCTGTCTCTCGATATACCGAAAAGAGCCGCAAGTTTAGAAACATAAGGAAGAAGGAAGAAAAAGAGTTTACTATTATCAAGGCAAGCCTTTACGTAAAATCTTTTGAGGAAAATATTCAATAACAAGAAGATATACCATAAGAAAAGCGCTGCCCCAGCTGCTAATATCGATATTATAAGGATAGTTACCCAGAGTTTGCCAAAGAGTTCAAATCGGGGCAGTGTGAGGTAAAGAAAAAGGAGACCCAGAATTATCAAACCGAAAAGCACTGCCAGTGATAAAAGTAGAAAGGTCTTCCTGCTCTCTTTAATTTCTGTTTCTAGAATTTCGCCCTGCCAGTTAATCCATTCATCTCCGAGCATTCGTTTTTTTTTATCAGGGGCAGCTTTTGATTTATCTTTATCAGGCATTTTGGCAATTAACTAAGAGAATGAAAGTTCATTTATACTTTTATCGAATACATCTTTGAATTTACATGAAGAGAGTTTAATATTCAATAATAATCATACTGCGGTCTTTTAAGCTTAAGAAAGAGTCGAGGTTATTTTGCGAAAGGAAAATATAAGGACAAAATTTGTTCTGCTGATCGGGATTATTTCAATTTCCTTCGCGGCCACATTTGTAAAGCTGGCTGACGCTCCATCTTCCGTAATTGCCTCTTTAAGGCTCTTATTTTCATCTGTTATACTTATTCCGTGCATATTTTTCTCGAGCAGTTTAAGGGCTGAATTCAGGAAATTCTCCTCTAAGGATATTTTATTATTATTATTGTCCGGCTTTTTCCTTTCCCTGCATTTCCTTTTGTGGATAACTTCTCTATATTTTACGGGTATAACTAATAGCGTTGTTCTAGTTACAACTTCACCTATATTCATTACACTTTTTTCGTCTTTTGTTTTCAAGGATGTAATTAGCAGGAGTTTTTGGGTC of the Candidatus Krumholzibacteriota bacterium genome contains:
- a CDS encoding DUF116 domain-containing protein; its protein translation is MPDKDKSKAAPDKKKRMLGDEWINWQGEILETEIKESRKTFLLLSLAVLFGLIILGLLFLYLTLPRFELFGKLWVTILIISILAAGAALFLWYIFLLLNIFLKRFYVKACLDNSKLFFFLLPYVSKLAALFGISRDRISHSFILVNNSLVNLPRKEGPVLALLPRCLQKDLLKEIKRICGKFQDVVYQIAPGGNIARKQVADTSPRAIVAVACERDLLSGIREIAPKIPVIGIPNKRPEGPCKNTVIDTEEFESALDFFQNHKS